From one Luteolibacter sp. SL250 genomic stretch:
- the hisD gene encoding histidinol dehydrogenase, with product MKILSYNDPGYPSFVRKLNRRAIPEHGVRDLVAQIISEVAEKGDQALFAYTKRFDNAVLTPKSLFVSEAEFAAAEESVSAETKEAVARSLANITAFAKKSLRKDWSAKNAEGAVVGERFTPFERVGVYVPGGKAPLVSTALMTAGFAKAAGVPQIVAATPCGPDGKVNSALLYALKAAGVTEAIKVGGAQAIAALALGTKSVKPVDRIFGPGNTFVVEAKRQLIGAVSIDLLPGPSEILIVSDKTGDADFIASDLLAQAEHGGDSVVGFVTDSKALLGKVIKAIDRQLPTLSRPKIIKEVLKNGTFLLHVKSFADAVEISNAFAPEHVSLIVADEDKWLPQIKTAGAIYLGNDSPVAVGDFLAGPSHTLPTGGGGRSFSGLRADQFQRRTSIVKLDKKSVRKSLAVVEEFARIEGLDAHGRSTAIRLEK from the coding sequence ATGAAGATTCTCAGCTACAACGACCCCGGCTATCCATCGTTCGTCCGCAAGCTCAACCGGCGCGCGATCCCGGAGCATGGCGTGCGGGATCTTGTCGCCCAGATCATTTCCGAAGTGGCGGAGAAGGGCGACCAGGCCCTGTTTGCCTACACGAAGCGGTTCGACAACGCGGTTCTCACACCGAAGTCCCTTTTCGTCAGCGAGGCGGAGTTCGCCGCAGCGGAGGAAAGTGTCTCCGCTGAGACAAAGGAAGCCGTCGCCCGCAGCCTTGCCAACATCACCGCTTTCGCGAAGAAGAGCCTGCGCAAGGACTGGTCCGCGAAGAACGCCGAAGGAGCGGTGGTGGGTGAACGTTTCACCCCGTTCGAACGGGTGGGTGTCTATGTCCCCGGTGGCAAGGCCCCCCTCGTTTCGACCGCGCTGATGACCGCAGGCTTCGCGAAAGCCGCAGGTGTCCCTCAGATCGTCGCCGCCACTCCCTGCGGTCCGGATGGAAAGGTGAATTCCGCGCTCCTCTACGCTCTCAAGGCTGCTGGCGTGACCGAGGCGATCAAAGTCGGCGGGGCGCAGGCCATCGCCGCGCTCGCCCTCGGGACGAAGTCGGTGAAGCCCGTGGACCGCATCTTCGGACCGGGGAACACCTTCGTCGTTGAGGCGAAGCGGCAGCTCATCGGCGCGGTGTCCATCGACCTCCTTCCGGGACCGAGCGAAATCCTCATCGTCTCGGACAAGACCGGGGATGCCGACTTCATCGCCTCCGACCTCCTCGCCCAGGCCGAACACGGCGGTGACAGTGTGGTCGGATTCGTCACGGACTCGAAGGCCCTGCTCGGCAAGGTCATCAAGGCCATCGACCGCCAGCTCCCCACGCTCTCCCGGCCGAAGATCATCAAGGAAGTGCTCAAGAACGGTACCTTCCTCCTTCATGTGAAATCCTTCGCGGATGCGGTGGAAATCTCCAACGCCTTCGCGCCGGAACACGTCTCGCTCATCGTCGCGGACGAGGACAAGTGGCTGCCGCAGATCAAGACCGCCGGTGCCATCTACCTCGGAAACGACTCGCCGGTCGCCGTCGGTGACTTCCTCGCCGGTCCCAGCCACACCCTGCCAACCGGTGGCGGTGGCCGTTCCTTCTCCGGTCTGCGCGCTGACCAGTTCCAGCGCCGCACCAGCATCGTGAAGCTCGACAAGAAGTCCGTGCGTAAATCCCTTGCCGTGGTGGAGGAGTTCGCCCGCATCGAAGGTCTCGACGCCCACGGCCGCTCCACGGCGATCCGCTTGGAGAAGTGA
- a CDS encoding DUF420 domain-containing protein → MTPEHKAWLSRPPQEALSRKLGITAWILTAVVLVLVVMMRSPYKIPLPEGWSMSFLPPVHAVLNTLVTIALIGALVAVKQGKIALHRNFIFAAMALSVGFLLCYVAYHFTTVETRYGGEGAMRTVYFFLLITHIVLAGISLPFILFAFISGWTNRFAAHRRLVKWVFPMWLYVAATGPVCYLMLRPYY, encoded by the coding sequence ATGACCCCTGAACACAAAGCGTGGCTGTCACGCCCCCCGCAGGAAGCCCTTTCCAGGAAACTGGGCATCACCGCATGGATCCTCACCGCCGTGGTGCTGGTGCTGGTGGTCATGATGCGCAGCCCCTACAAGATCCCGCTGCCTGAAGGCTGGTCCATGTCCTTCCTTCCGCCCGTGCACGCCGTCCTCAACACGCTGGTCACCATCGCCCTCATCGGCGCGCTGGTGGCGGTGAAGCAGGGGAAGATCGCGCTGCACCGGAATTTCATCTTCGCCGCCATGGCGCTGTCGGTCGGCTTCCTGCTGTGCTATGTGGCTTACCACTTCACCACGGTGGAGACCCGCTACGGCGGGGAAGGAGCCATGCGGACCGTCTATTTCTTCCTCCTCATCACGCACATCGTGTTGGCGGGGATCAGCCTGCCCTTCATCCTGTTCGCTTTCATTTCCGGCTGGACGAACCGCTTTGCCGCCCACCGCCGGCTGGTGAAGTGGGTCTTCCCGATGTGGCTCTACGTCGCCGCCACCGGCCCCGTCTGCTACCTGATGCTGCGGCCCTACTATTGA
- the mutM gene encoding bifunctional DNA-formamidopyrimidine glycosylase/DNA-(apurinic or apyrimidinic site) lyase encodes MPELPEVETTRRGIEPHVTGAKVREVIVKRHDLRQPISPTLSTIEGRKILSVARRSKYLLFGIDDGSSVMIHLGMSGSLRVIAPGEAWKKHDHVGITLSNGKQLRFHDPRRFGLALHFTLPPEEHPLLKGLGPEPLEETFGVKYLRSACSTRKAAIKLVIMDAKVVVGVGNIYASESLFRAGILPQTAANTLTLPRLKRLTSAIKEVLADSIEQGGTTLRDFLKSDGEPGYFRQKLFVYERKGEPCLKCGTPIRHAVMGQRSTYWCPKCQR; translated from the coding sequence GTGCCGGAGCTTCCCGAAGTCGAGACCACCCGCCGCGGCATCGAGCCGCACGTCACCGGAGCGAAGGTCCGCGAGGTGATCGTGAAACGTCACGACCTCCGGCAGCCGATCAGCCCCACCCTGTCCACCATCGAGGGGCGGAAGATCCTTTCCGTGGCCCGCCGGTCGAAGTACCTGCTCTTCGGGATCGACGACGGTTCATCCGTGATGATCCACCTGGGCATGTCCGGCAGCCTGCGGGTGATCGCCCCTGGGGAGGCCTGGAAAAAGCACGACCATGTGGGCATCACGCTATCCAACGGAAAGCAGCTCCGTTTCCATGATCCGCGGCGCTTCGGACTGGCACTCCATTTCACCCTGCCGCCGGAGGAACATCCGTTGCTGAAAGGCCTGGGTCCGGAACCGTTGGAGGAGACCTTCGGTGTGAAGTATCTCCGCTCCGCCTGCTCCACCCGCAAGGCCGCTATCAAGCTGGTCATCATGGATGCGAAGGTGGTGGTGGGCGTGGGGAACATCTACGCCTCGGAATCCCTGTTCCGCGCCGGCATCTTGCCCCAGACTGCGGCGAACACCCTCACCCTGCCACGGCTGAAGCGGCTCACCTCCGCCATCAAGGAGGTGCTGGCGGACTCCATCGAGCAGGGCGGCACGACCCTGCGGGACTTTCTCAAGTCGGACGGCGAGCCGGGCTACTTCCGGCAGAAACTCTTCGTCTATGAACGGAAGGGCGAACCCTGTCTGAAATGCGGCACGCCCATCCGCCACGCGGTCATGGGCCAGCGGTCCACCTATTGGTGCCCGAAGTGCCAGAGGTGA
- a CDS encoding hemolysin III family protein codes for MNPQPVARSPLCQSHGEEMASTLTHALGMVLSIAALVGMILTVCNTATEVVCASIFGGSLILLYGASTAYHAFSGVRLKGIFQSLDHACIYLLIAGSYTPVMLISLRGPWGWTLLCVVWAMALAGVVIKLVLPGRKDHWISTALYVVMGWLAIIAIGPLVRALPTAGVAWLVAGGLSYTFGVVFFLWRTLRYHHAIWHLFVLGGSACHVAAIWLYVFR; via the coding sequence ATGAACCCGCAGCCTGTAGCCCGGTCACCTCTCTGCCAGAGCCATGGCGAGGAGATGGCCAGCACCCTCACCCACGCGCTGGGCATGGTGCTGAGCATCGCCGCGCTGGTGGGGATGATCCTGACGGTGTGCAACACGGCCACCGAGGTGGTGTGTGCCTCCATCTTCGGTGGTTCCCTCATCCTGCTCTACGGAGCGTCCACCGCCTACCATGCCTTCAGCGGAGTCAGACTGAAGGGTATTTTCCAATCATTGGACCACGCCTGCATCTACCTGCTCATCGCCGGATCCTACACGCCGGTCATGCTCATCTCCCTGCGCGGACCGTGGGGCTGGACGCTGCTGTGTGTGGTGTGGGCCATGGCACTGGCCGGAGTGGTGATCAAGCTGGTGCTTCCCGGGAGGAAGGACCACTGGATCTCCACCGCGCTCTACGTCGTGATGGGCTGGCTGGCCATCATCGCCATCGGCCCGCTGGTCCGGGCGCTGCCCACCGCGGGCGTCGCATGGCTGGTGGCCGGAGGACTGAGCTACACCTTCGGCGTCGTGTTCTTCCTCTGGAGAACCCTGCGTTACCACCATGCCATCTGGCATCTGTTCGTGCTGGGCGGCAGCGCCTGCCATGTCGCCGCCATCTGGCTTTACGTTTTCCGCTGA
- a CDS encoding SCO family protein, which produces MSRKTTIFLFYTGVAVVSALIIAAAVLTRSTFPGEKASQELIIDSGKTTPTDYFPIGRDLPAVNQDDQQVKLSDLRGKVWVAAEFFAVCPHCAVRNGSELREIYEAFKSDPDFHIACISVDPEEDKPEKLKEYAKVLGADTKNWWFLNAGEAKATHSYLEKELKFFGVRERSDPLDIEANGRYQHDLGFLLVDRNFNVIGKWPLADARSEEAKKRDPQMYERMKKELFDRIRLELAKK; this is translated from the coding sequence ATGAGCCGCAAAACAACCATCTTCCTCTTCTACACCGGCGTCGCCGTCGTCTCCGCCCTCATCATCGCCGCGGCGGTGCTCACCCGTTCCACTTTCCCCGGCGAGAAGGCATCGCAGGAGCTCATCATCGACAGTGGCAAAACCACGCCAACCGACTATTTCCCGATCGGCAGGGACCTCCCCGCCGTGAACCAGGACGATCAACAGGTGAAGCTCTCCGACCTGCGGGGAAAGGTCTGGGTCGCCGCGGAGTTCTTCGCCGTGTGTCCTCACTGTGCCGTCCGCAACGGCTCCGAGCTGCGGGAGATCTATGAGGCGTTCAAATCTGATCCGGATTTCCACATCGCCTGCATCTCCGTCGATCCCGAGGAGGATAAGCCGGAGAAGCTGAAGGAGTATGCGAAGGTGCTGGGCGCGGACACGAAGAACTGGTGGTTCCTCAACGCCGGTGAAGCCAAGGCGACCCACAGCTACCTGGAAAAGGAACTGAAGTTCTTCGGCGTGCGCGAGCGCTCCGACCCGCTGGACATCGAGGCGAACGGCCGCTACCAGCACGACCTCGGCTTCCTGCTGGTGGACCGGAATTTCAACGTCATCGGCAAGTGGCCGCTGGCGGACGCCCGCTCCGAGGAAGCGAAGAAACGTGACCCGCAGATGTATGAGCGGATGAAGAAGGAACTCTTCGACCGCATCCGTCTGGAACTCGCCAAGAAGTGA
- a CDS encoding transglutaminase family protein, with amino-acid sequence MRFRVSSQLEYQLEDPATFFFALKCIETNGQHIENESLLIEPEADTDDFTIGVGMNRFTRIRTSGSGPLAIRYQADVETSIQLTDVSSLIAEGPHLLVPDAVPFLFPSRYCQSDRLRQQAVDLFGHLEDPHAIASGISDWVFEHVTYRSGTSNEQSSAVETLEQRQGVCRDFSHLAIGFCRAMNIPARYVTCYSHLLEPPDFHAVFEVFIGGMWYVFDPTRLAPLNGLVRIATGRDAADAAVCTIFGNPVLNNIQVACESLDGEFAPITRDTLHAANQVIALL; translated from the coding sequence ATGCGATTCCGCGTCAGTTCCCAGCTAGAATACCAACTGGAAGATCCCGCCACGTTCTTCTTCGCCCTCAAGTGCATCGAAACCAACGGCCAGCACATCGAGAATGAGTCACTCCTGATCGAGCCGGAGGCCGATACGGATGATTTCACCATCGGCGTGGGGATGAACCGCTTCACCCGTATCCGCACCTCCGGCAGCGGGCCGCTGGCGATCCGCTACCAAGCGGACGTGGAGACCAGCATCCAGCTCACGGATGTTTCCTCGCTGATCGCGGAAGGTCCGCACCTTCTCGTCCCGGACGCGGTTCCCTTTCTTTTCCCCAGCCGCTACTGCCAGTCCGACCGGCTCCGGCAACAGGCGGTCGATCTTTTCGGGCATCTGGAGGATCCCCATGCCATCGCCTCCGGCATCAGCGACTGGGTCTTCGAGCACGTCACCTACCGTAGCGGAACGTCCAACGAACAGTCCTCCGCGGTGGAAACCCTGGAGCAGCGGCAGGGCGTCTGCCGGGATTTCTCCCACCTCGCCATCGGCTTCTGCCGGGCGATGAACATCCCGGCCCGCTACGTGACCTGCTACTCCCACCTGCTGGAGCCTCCGGATTTCCACGCCGTTTTCGAAGTGTTCATCGGCGGGATGTGGTATGTCTTCGATCCCACCCGTCTGGCCCCGCTGAATGGTCTGGTCCGCATCGCCACCGGCCGGGATGCGGCGGATGCCGCCGTGTGCACCATCTTCGGGAACCCCGTCCTCAACAACATCCAGGTCGCCTGTGAGTCGTTGGACGGGGAATTCGCCCCCATCACCCGCGACACGCTGCATGCGGCGAACCAGGTGATCGCCCTGCTCTGA
- a CDS encoding MBOAT family O-acyltransferase: MLFNSFEFLVLLAITLVLYYVPVPARLARVWQVGVLLSASSIFYGWEDPRLLILLGVSCVFNAISVERILSAKREERAVAAKRWLVWAIVLNLSFLAFFKYAGILLGTIPGVHSSAVAWVRSIPLPIGISFYTFHAISLLVDVHRGNVSQETQRRLGRSGAGRAASLGDLSLYIVFFPQLVAGPIVKAHDFVDQIREKLWSNIDWTLVRRYLVTGYFLKIFVADNLAEQTVLLTVEGSLRTSGPISLMAMLYGYGLQIFADFAGYSLIAIGLGLMFGYRLPENFRFPYLSLSITEFWRRWHLSLSSWLREYLYIPLGGNRKGSGRTYFNLFLVMFLGGLWHGAEWKFALWGTLHGGLLAFERLVFRSRAGSLASTGPWRWLRDGFRWAYAFHAVMFLWLTFLMPDMAHIRLFFEMMGSGGWSVKGQPVFALLAYGGMAVLYHLWGWLQEHRPYWVKQAGNPWAEGIVHAVMLFLVITNPGAPRGFIYFQF, encoded by the coding sequence ATGCTTTTCAACTCGTTCGAGTTCCTGGTCCTGCTAGCGATCACGCTCGTCCTGTACTATGTCCCCGTGCCGGCGCGCCTGGCGCGTGTCTGGCAGGTTGGGGTGCTGCTTTCCGCCAGCTCCATCTTCTACGGCTGGGAGGATCCCCGGCTGCTGATATTGCTGGGCGTTTCCTGTGTCTTCAACGCCATCTCCGTCGAAAGGATCTTGTCCGCGAAGCGGGAGGAACGCGCCGTGGCGGCCAAGCGCTGGCTGGTGTGGGCCATCGTGCTGAACCTCAGCTTTCTCGCCTTTTTCAAGTACGCGGGCATCCTGCTGGGAACCATACCGGGTGTGCATTCGTCCGCAGTCGCCTGGGTCCGCTCGATCCCGCTGCCCATCGGCATCTCATTCTACACCTTCCATGCCATCAGCCTGCTGGTGGATGTCCATCGCGGGAACGTGAGCCAGGAAACGCAGCGCCGCCTCGGCCGGTCCGGTGCCGGGCGCGCGGCATCACTGGGGGATCTCTCGCTCTACATTGTCTTCTTCCCGCAGCTCGTCGCCGGGCCGATCGTCAAGGCGCACGACTTCGTTGACCAGATCCGCGAAAAGCTGTGGAGCAACATCGACTGGACGCTGGTCCGCCGCTACCTGGTGACCGGCTACTTCCTCAAGATCTTCGTCGCGGACAACCTTGCGGAGCAAACTGTCCTGCTCACCGTGGAGGGCAGCCTGCGGACCAGCGGTCCCATTTCGCTGATGGCCATGCTCTATGGCTACGGGCTGCAGATCTTCGCGGACTTCGCCGGATATTCGCTCATCGCCATCGGCCTCGGCCTGATGTTCGGCTACCGCCTGCCGGAGAACTTCAGGTTTCCCTACCTGTCGCTGAGCATCACGGAATTCTGGCGGCGCTGGCACCTCTCGCTCTCTTCCTGGCTGCGGGAATACCTTTACATCCCCCTCGGTGGAAACCGGAAAGGTTCCGGGCGCACCTACTTCAATCTTTTCCTGGTGATGTTCCTGGGCGGCCTCTGGCACGGTGCGGAGTGGAAGTTCGCGCTGTGGGGTACCCTCCACGGCGGCCTGCTGGCGTTCGAGCGGCTGGTCTTCCGCAGCCGCGCGGGTTCCCTCGCATCCACCGGTCCGTGGCGCTGGCTGCGTGACGGCTTCCGCTGGGCGTATGCCTTCCATGCGGTCATGTTCCTGTGGCTCACCTTCCTCATGCCGGACATGGCGCATATCCGCCTGTTTTTCGAGATGATGGGAAGTGGCGGCTGGAGCGTGAAAGGTCAGCCCGTTTTCGCCCTCCTCGCCTATGGCGGCATGGCGGTGCTTTACCACCTCTGGGGATGGCTGCAGGAGCATCGCCCGTATTGGGTGAAACAGGCGGGGAACCCATGGGCGGAGGGCATCGTCCACGCGGTGATGCTGTTCCTGGTCATCACCAACCCCGGCGCGCCGCGGGGCTTCATCTACTTCCAGTTCTGA
- a CDS encoding 50S ribosomal protein L11 methyltransferase, with protein sequence MFVWSKLSAAKWIDAWEDRFHGNPNFVLDFLKGGKSVRVQVYCDSKKEADAIVKQFGGSVRKLVSSEWQKPVEAPKPLKVRDVFVLTSETRKKELDALKKEHPNRELIIIPPEMAFGTGDHATTSTCLRLLVDVARKRKGTNWTVGDLGTGTGLLAIAARKLGSGPVYACDFDPFAVTVAERNAERNQIDGIDVKEQDILKWKPGKKGYDVVLANIFSTVLIQAWPVIAKSVAPGGDLIVSGILASQAWDVFEAAAKSGLGFTKVIRKGKWVTAHGGHMADLIKEK encoded by the coding sequence ATGTTCGTCTGGTCGAAACTCTCCGCCGCCAAGTGGATCGATGCCTGGGAAGACCGCTTCCATGGCAACCCCAACTTCGTGCTCGATTTCCTCAAGGGCGGGAAATCCGTGCGCGTGCAGGTTTATTGCGACTCGAAGAAGGAAGCGGACGCCATCGTGAAGCAGTTCGGCGGCAGCGTGCGCAAGCTGGTGAGCAGTGAATGGCAGAAGCCGGTGGAGGCTCCGAAGCCGCTGAAGGTGCGCGATGTTTTCGTCCTCACCTCGGAGACCCGGAAGAAGGAACTGGATGCCCTGAAAAAGGAGCACCCGAACCGCGAGCTGATCATCATCCCGCCGGAAATGGCCTTCGGCACCGGCGATCACGCGACCACCTCCACCTGCCTCCGCCTGCTGGTGGATGTGGCGCGGAAGAGGAAAGGCACCAACTGGACCGTGGGCGACCTCGGCACCGGTACCGGTCTCCTCGCCATCGCCGCGCGGAAGCTCGGCTCCGGCCCGGTGTATGCCTGCGATTTCGATCCCTTCGCCGTCACCGTTGCGGAGCGGAATGCGGAGCGCAACCAGATCGATGGCATCGACGTGAAGGAGCAGGACATCCTCAAGTGGAAGCCGGGCAAGAAGGGCTACGACGTCGTTCTGGCCAACATCTTCTCCACCGTGCTCATCCAGGCCTGGCCGGTGATCGCAAAGTCGGTCGCTCCGGGAGGTGATCTCATCGTTTCCGGCATCCTGGCCTCCCAGGCGTGGGATGTCTTCGAGGCTGCGGCGAAGTCCGGCCTCGGCTTCACGAAGGTCATCCGCAAGGGCAAATGGGTCACCGCCCACGGCGGTCACATGGCGGACCTGATCAAGGAGAAGTGA
- a CDS encoding transglutaminase family protein, with amino-acid sequence MEILDVKTETRERLHLVHESLYIYSEPVHFSPHRLVLRPREGHDVRLHMMTVQTSPRSEIHWHRDILDNSIAVAEFTEPSAELRIRSEFMIALPAPVDKERPPLLVAYPPHVAGIDELITVPYRQFTYPQEVERLRKWFVANNLEPQTGESRAIFDELAALIFSTVRYTRREEPGVQSPIATLDFGSGSCRDMAVLMIETSRAMGYPARFVSGYLESANSLVGRGSTHAWTEVYLPEKGWTGYDPSTGRRTGAGHVAVGVSHHPRGVMPVTGGYSGNPGVTSTLKVAISTKRLP; translated from the coding sequence ATGGAAATCCTGGACGTCAAAACCGAAACCCGCGAGCGCCTGCACCTGGTGCACGAGTCGCTCTACATCTATTCGGAGCCGGTCCATTTCTCACCCCACCGTCTGGTCCTGCGGCCACGGGAGGGGCACGACGTGCGCCTGCACATGATGACGGTGCAGACATCCCCCCGCTCGGAAATCCACTGGCACCGTGACATCCTGGACAACTCCATCGCGGTGGCGGAGTTCACGGAACCCTCCGCGGAACTCCGCATCCGGAGTGAATTCATGATCGCCCTGCCCGCTCCCGTGGACAAGGAGAGGCCGCCGTTGCTGGTCGCGTATCCGCCGCATGTCGCGGGCATCGATGAACTCATCACCGTACCCTACCGCCAGTTCACCTATCCTCAGGAAGTGGAACGACTGAGGAAATGGTTCGTCGCCAACAATCTCGAGCCACAGACCGGAGAAAGCCGGGCGATCTTTGACGAACTGGCGGCGCTCATCTTCAGCACCGTCCGCTACACGCGGCGGGAGGAACCAGGCGTGCAGTCCCCCATCGCGACCCTGGATTTCGGCAGCGGATCCTGCCGTGACATGGCGGTCCTGATGATCGAGACGAGCCGGGCGATGGGCTATCCCGCGCGGTTCGTGAGCGGCTATCTGGAAAGCGCGAACTCACTGGTGGGCCGCGGCTCCACCCATGCGTGGACGGAGGTTTATCTCCCGGAGAAGGGCTGGACGGGCTATGATCCGTCCACCGGGCGCCGGACCGGTGCGGGCCATGTGGCGGTGGGCGTGAGCCATCATCCGCGCGGCGTCATGCCCGTGACCGGAGGATACAGCGGCAACCCGGGTGTCACTTCCACGCTCAAGGTCGCGATCTCCACCAAGCGGTTGCCGTAA
- the trpC gene encoding indole-3-glycerol phosphate synthase TrpC, which yields MSDKLAQIIATKHLEVEALLPRAAHLRAAALQRNDFRGFRSALDRGPDKLGVIAEVKKASPSVGLIDPNFDPIRQAQRYIDGGASCLSILTDEKYFQGSLSYLSKISEFSTAPLLRKDFTIHPIQIHEAVIAGADAILLIVAALDDDLLRGLYEEAKSFQLDVLVEVHNLEEMDRALELGADLIGINNRNLKTFEIDLATTEALADEVPDEVLLVSESGIKTLDDAKRALDAGANAVLIGESLMRADDPSRGIEAYLAL from the coding sequence ATGTCCGACAAACTCGCACAGATCATCGCCACCAAACATCTCGAGGTGGAAGCCCTCCTCCCCCGCGCCGCCCACCTCCGTGCCGCCGCCCTCCAGAGAAATGATTTCAGGGGATTCCGCAGCGCGCTCGACCGCGGACCGGACAAACTGGGCGTCATTGCCGAGGTTAAGAAGGCCTCCCCTTCCGTCGGCCTGATCGATCCGAACTTCGATCCCATCCGGCAGGCGCAGCGCTACATCGACGGCGGGGCGTCCTGCCTCTCCATTCTGACGGACGAAAAGTATTTCCAGGGGTCCCTGAGCTATCTGTCGAAAATTTCGGAATTCTCCACCGCACCGCTGCTGAGGAAGGATTTCACCATCCACCCGATCCAGATCCACGAAGCGGTCATCGCCGGGGCGGATGCCATCCTGCTCATCGTCGCCGCGCTGGATGATGATCTCCTCAGAGGCCTCTATGAGGAGGCGAAATCCTTCCAACTGGACGTGCTGGTGGAAGTCCACAACCTGGAGGAAATGGACCGTGCGCTGGAGTTGGGCGCGGACCTCATCGGCATCAACAACCGGAACCTGAAAACCTTCGAGATCGACCTGGCCACCACCGAAGCCCTCGCCGACGAGGTTCCGGATGAAGTGCTGCTCGTTTCCGAAAGCGGCATCAAGACCCTGGACGACGCGAAGCGCGCGCTGGACGCGGGCGCGAATGCCGTGCTGATCGGTGAATCACTGATGCGCGCGGACGACCCGAGCCGGGGGATTGAGGCTTACCTGGCGCTGTAG